From Methanosphaera cuniculi, one genomic window encodes:
- a CDS encoding SHOCT domain-containing protein — MAIFDKENIDPSLVPLINEGKAVGVVKLEGYGKTSVALKDDELVFKSYEGKNIPKLKLLQITSLTFHPGNFINEPKLLIGINNQTLEIKGVDDNDTEFERFYNTILKAKKDEPEPVKYETPDPAHPQMQPPYDTVPEWKKPVNEELRRSPMRRLYPMNMDTPLLPVEDTADAIRRFHELYKDGIITKEEFEAKKQRLLNL, encoded by the coding sequence ATGGCAATATTTGATAAAGAAAACATAGACCCAAGCTTAGTACCATTAATAAATGAAGGAAAAGCAGTAGGAGTAGTAAAACTTGAAGGATATGGAAAAACATCCGTAGCACTAAAAGATGATGAACTAGTATTTAAATCATATGAAGGAAAAAACATACCAAAACTAAAACTACTACAAATCACATCATTAACATTCCATCCTGGAAACTTCATAAACGAACCAAAACTACTAATAGGAATAAACAATCAAACACTCGAAATAAAAGGTGTAGATGATAACGATACAGAATTTGAAAGATTCTACAACACAATACTCAAAGCTAAAAAAGATGAACCAGAACCAGTAAAATATGAAACACCAGACCCAGCACACCCACAAATGCAACCACCATATGACACAGTACCAGAATGGAAAAAACCAGTAAATGAAGAACTAAGACGTAGTCCTATGAGAAGATTATATCCAATGAATATGGACACACCATTACTCCCAGTAGAAGATACAGCAGATGCAATTAGACGCTTCCATGAACTATACAAAGATGGAATTATAACAAAAGAAGAATTTGAAGCTAAAAAACAAAGACTTTTAAACTTATAA
- a CDS encoding replication factor C large subunit, giving the protein MKWVEKYAPKSLGDVLGNTKLKAQIESWAKEWVRGESQPPLLLVGPPGVGKTTMAHLVGDEYFSETIEVNASDKRSYDIIKRSVGESAQTQSLFQDGKKLIIIDEVDGISGRDDRGGSRAINEIIKNAKQPVILMANDPYSKNIATIKRNATVLKFTKIRSNSLNAQLKRICQKEGIDYDPDTLVKLSKQSNGDLRSAITTLQAIVDDNKITQENLDVVSEKNIKQNVFDTLRTILKSKNPEHVKDAMNTDGEPQFLIELLAENIPREYENVAEIARAYEMISLADVNLGRAFRTQDYTYWKYAFLFMGRGVADAKAETYKKFVPYKNSTVYSRLSKSKKNRNLMRDVTQKMSRKLHTSPKQLEAHIPYYSVLFEDNEVAYDLKEYFKLTDDEVKLFRSRKIPASVGKKREKELQKQQKEHEKQLQERLKKQKEQEKLAKLNLQETIDEKEDEIKSNEKAIDTEDEIIEDQNLLDISDIPTIKKPKEEEIKNETVVIEEEPEEEKKDKKPKSKQTTLFDF; this is encoded by the coding sequence GTGAAATGGGTAGAAAAATATGCACCTAAATCATTAGGTGACGTACTTGGAAATACAAAACTAAAAGCACAAATTGAATCATGGGCTAAAGAATGGGTACGTGGAGAATCACAACCACCATTGTTACTAGTAGGACCACCAGGTGTGGGAAAAACAACAATGGCACATCTAGTAGGAGATGAATATTTTTCAGAAACAATAGAAGTAAATGCAAGTGATAAAAGATCATACGACATAATTAAAAGAAGTGTTGGAGAATCAGCACAAACCCAAAGCCTGTTTCAAGATGGAAAAAAACTAATAATAATAGATGAAGTAGATGGAATCTCAGGACGAGATGATAGGGGAGGAAGCCGTGCAATAAATGAAATAATAAAAAATGCAAAACAACCAGTAATACTAATGGCAAATGATCCTTACAGTAAAAATATTGCAACAATAAAAAGAAATGCAACAGTACTAAAATTTACAAAAATACGCTCAAATTCACTAAATGCACAACTAAAACGAATATGTCAAAAAGAAGGTATAGATTATGATCCTGATACTTTAGTTAAATTATCTAAACAATCAAATGGTGATCTTCGTTCTGCAATTACAACACTTCAGGCAATAGTAGATGATAATAAAATAACACAAGAAAATCTTGATGTAGTATCTGAAAAAAACATAAAACAAAACGTATTTGACACACTCAGGACAATTCTTAAAAGTAAAAATCCAGAACATGTGAAAGATGCAATGAATACAGATGGAGAACCACAATTTCTTATTGAACTACTTGCTGAAAACATACCACGTGAATATGAAAATGTAGCAGAAATTGCACGTGCATATGAGATGATTTCACTTGCAGATGTAAATTTAGGTCGTGCATTTAGAACACAAGATTACACCTACTGGAAGTATGCATTCTTATTTATGGGACGAGGAGTAGCAGATGCAAAAGCTGAAACATATAAGAAATTTGTACCATATAAAAATTCAACTGTTTATTCACGTCTTTCAAAATCTAAGAAAAATAGAAACTTAATGCGTGATGTAACACAGAAAATGTCAAGAAAACTTCATACATCACCAAAACAGCTAGAAGCACATATACCATATTATAGTGTATTATTTGAAGATAATGAAGTTGCATATGATCTTAAAGAATACTTTAAACTAACAGATGATGAAGTAAAACTATTCCGTTCTCGTAAAATACCAGCATCAGTAGGTAAAAAACGTGAAAAAGAACTACAAAAACAACAAAAAGAACATGAAAAACAATTACAAGAAAGACTTAAAAAACAAAAAGAACAAGAAAAACTAGCAAAACTAAACTTACAAGAGACAATAGATGAAAAAGAAGATGAAATTAAATCCAATGAAAAAGCAATAGATACAGAAGATGAAATAATAGAAGATCAAAATCTACTTGACATATCAGATATACCAACAATCAAAAAACCAAAAGAAGAAGAAATAAAAAATGAAACAGTAGTAATAGAAGAAGAACCTGAAGAAGAAAAAAAGGATAAGAAACCTAAATCTAAACAAACAACCTTATTTGACTTCTAA
- the rnz gene encoding ribonuclease Z, with the protein MELTFLGTASAIPTRDRNHTSIVIKVSDRMILFDCGEATQKQIMKAEISPMKIDDIYITHLHGDHILGLPGIIQSLAFRGRTRPLNIYGPKPIAQLIENIKHFGYSTIGYDIIVHEITSDECILYEQKDFRIYAKRMKHTVPDYAYKIEEIRQPKFLREKAIELGIKPGSLFGKLQDGQSITLDDGTIITPDMVTGPPREGVKLVFSGDTIPTDEMIDFADGVDVLIHEATFTKDMRDKALENGHTVAYDAASIAKKANVEQLILTHLSNRFTDSKPLEDEAQEVFENSTYANDFMMVSIENKKPVNIKR; encoded by the coding sequence ATTGAATTAACATTTTTAGGAACAGCATCAGCTATTCCAACACGTGATCGTAATCATACATCTATTGTTATTAAAGTTTCAGATCGTATGATTTTATTTGATTGTGGAGAAGCTACACAAAAACAGATAATGAAAGCAGAAATTAGTCCAATGAAGATAGATGATATTTATATAACACACCTTCATGGAGATCATATATTAGGTCTTCCAGGTATTATACAATCATTAGCATTTCGTGGACGAACACGTCCATTAAACATATATGGACCTAAACCAATAGCACAACTAATAGAAAATATTAAACATTTTGGATATTCTACTATAGGTTATGATATTATAGTACATGAAATTACATCTGATGAATGTATATTATATGAACAAAAGGATTTTAGAATTTATGCAAAACGAATGAAACACACAGTACCTGATTATGCATATAAAATTGAAGAAATCAGACAACCAAAATTCTTACGTGAAAAAGCTATAGAACTTGGAATAAAACCAGGATCTTTATTTGGAAAACTACAAGATGGTCAGTCTATAACACTTGATGATGGAACAATTATTACACCAGATATGGTTACAGGACCACCTCGTGAAGGTGTAAAACTAGTATTTAGTGGAGATACAATACCAACAGATGAGATGATAGACTTTGCAGATGGTGTTGATGTACTAATTCATGAAGCAACATTTACAAAAGATATGCGTGATAAAGCATTAGAAAATGGACATACAGTAGCATATGATGCAGCAAGTATTGCAAAAAAGGCTAATGTAGAACAACTAATACTCACACACCTATCTAATCGTTTTACAGATTCAAAACCACTTGAAGATGAAGCACAAGAAGTATTTGAAAATTCAACATATGCTAATGATTTTATGATGGTAAGTATTGAAAATAAAAAACCAGTAAATATTAAAAGATAA
- a CDS encoding replication factor C small subunit, producing MNIPWVEKYRPQTLDDVIGQDQIVKRLQRYVEEEALPNIMFTGSAGVGKTTCAIALAKALLGEYWQQNFLELNASDARGIDTVRNQIKSFCKLKAVGAPFRIIFLDEVDNMTKDAQQALRREMEMYTKTSSFILSCNYSSKIIDPIQSRCAIFRFTPIKAGQIIKRLRVIADKENLKVEDSALEDIVYFTQGDMRKSINILQASTTSDKSVTTEAVLDVINRAKPKSVRKMIMKALDHDFMGARDELRDIMIMDGVSGDDLISQMYQEVNKMTNEKIIPETDFIKLMEYMSECDYRIREGSNARLQIEALLSKFLIVKQEA from the coding sequence ATGAATATACCATGGGTAGAAAAATACAGACCACAAACACTAGATGATGTAATAGGACAAGATCAAATCGTAAAAAGACTACAACGTTATGTTGAAGAAGAAGCACTACCAAACATAATGTTCACAGGATCAGCAGGAGTAGGAAAAACCACATGTGCAATAGCACTAGCAAAAGCACTTCTCGGTGAATACTGGCAACAAAACTTCCTAGAACTAAATGCATCAGATGCACGTGGAATTGACACAGTACGAAATCAGATAAAAAGCTTCTGTAAACTAAAAGCAGTAGGAGCACCATTTAGAATAATATTCCTAGATGAAGTAGACAACATGACAAAAGATGCACAACAAGCACTAAGACGAGAAATGGAAATGTATACAAAAACTTCATCATTTATACTTTCATGTAACTACTCATCAAAGATAATTGATCCAATCCAGTCAAGATGTGCAATATTTAGATTTACACCAATAAAAGCAGGACAAATCATAAAAAGACTAAGAGTAATAGCAGACAAAGAAAACCTTAAAGTTGAAGATTCAGCCTTAGAAGATATTGTATACTTCACACAAGGAGATATGAGAAAATCAATAAACATACTCCAAGCATCAACAACATCAGATAAGAGTGTAACAACAGAAGCAGTACTTGATGTAATAAACCGTGCAAAACCAAAAAGTGTACGTAAAATGATAATGAAAGCATTAGATCATGACTTCATGGGAGCACGAGATGAACTACGTGATATAATGATCATGGATGGTGTAAGTGGAGATGACCTAATATCCCAAATGTATCAAGAAGTAAATAAGATGACAAATGAAAAAATAATACCAGAAACAGACTTCATAAAACTCATGGAATACATGAGTGAATGTGACTACCGGATACGTGAAGGATCAAATGCAAGACTACAAATTGAAGCATTACTAAGTAAATTCTTAATAGTTAAACAGGAAGCATAG
- a CDS encoding Ig-like domain-containing protein, with amino-acid sequence MEIKTKLVLPNTKTTKKDNTINNYYVSDQSGSDINTGSQSSPFKTIQKAINTVNTNKQSANIYLDGNFKGLGNTNLTVPGDLHINFIGVGNSSIDGEVNYTMGGDGYYWGSGKIWEPYEGTGNWGMNITHGNGLITISNFTIKNTWNPGPSSITGYNTSAVNNYGNLEVNNVTFYYNFGGVGASLRNQNGATLKVTNSLFEANRKSSSTGNTGVGVYNNGTCIIINSTFQKNYARWGSVTNDNNLTVINSTFRDNIGYDGASTYKAGTGIAINTGRHNFADVYDVFNIQTVIDGCTFINNDQADIHFDESTLNITNSKFSKSTGIFSMHKEKSYVYNNKTFNVINIVNNTFESPIPSTITVSLSTGSSKYMLYLYGPYTYHIENNTGSKLSCQAIESNMNDSVIKNNTFDDSLIILGNNNIICDNKITTKQMYAINISDTSKNNNITNNYLKSSLFEGDGAVPYTSSINTVINNTPKSSLILINNENFYKYFNDDGELRLEYTDIEKVSLIDTLNNKDIIINQDLTITQQSTNIVSCNITITTRPNTVVEITGLKVKNTNNRPIVILNSDNNIITKSNFTTNNTNTVVINNTKLNNISNNYLIADILVGDESVTSVNENMITSNTPLYQNCIISDETYNQYFNNDGTIKTLDDREIYILIGDLNNKTLILNNNRTIQITNYHTIVPHNITIKTENNTKINMQNITIENTNNKAILEIRSQDNTIENTNLISNNNIILVENATNFKLSANNLKTNCTNSVKTIIIRNSTVLIIDNNITTIGCANENIENTTIAIDSYDSKLHIEHNNILTSYSTINGVNNIIYSINMINPEGSLKTNEITRNTIITTGSNKAYSINYVNQKGYISYSNITTNAKSNIALNIISSTITGSINYMRILSSTSNSTGIVIDSCENIVLDRNMINLVGENVKGIIVVNVSNINITDSNITLEGTNSVAINLMNVNQSELSSNKIISRTTSDVTPILLNNTNENYITANSVSSTSTYSIKTINTTNSIIYLNQLYASTLGDESIEIQNINNIKIIENTPEQSFKNLILTDKTYNNFFDENGHLRDEVPYGVSIELRGVIYNKILNITRPINIIGTYMSGFKNTTIFIDAKAKNTNITNMNLEGYENTKLIVNANNCNINIPLVNVENIIEDTTLITINGNYNNITIENITSKNTNTNPVNLIAIHIKGYKNNINITEIKLQNYTKSSGIILSNSNNNEIELNKITSTNHILLNNSNNNYVKFIELNNDATHQCIALHLVNSSNNIISADQIKFTTPVDGNKAVLVENNSNYNKFFKINLGAYTYLNIPISILNSSYNLITGGNLVCKGKIYPMEIIDGIENSVKNNKISSDIISANKAVYQESTIYETVDNPVYENMNGTSIIPVIIQLNVSSEVKIHETITIQVRITVGAITKGNVTFYINGEAIGTSKIVSKRASINYTVTGQEGDKLYIEAIVIDEANKNVPTKYLRFINPTIIKLDSNIILPNVVSENGKTTFTALIRDEEGNIQTTGKVAFKLNGKTYGVVNIENGIAQLTVDSSKLSAKNYTITAVYGGNTMTEKSTQNATLTITKSTPKIQMPTTTKRTNNTQITINLTDENGNKINSNQKVCIKFNGCTIINTKAENGTVKVNLDLTQYRNSQYDFTVVCGENSLYNTSRLTSTLIIE; translated from the coding sequence ATGGAAATTAAAACAAAATTAGTACTACCAAATACAAAAACAACTAAAAAAGATAATACAATAAATAACTACTATGTATCAGATCAAAGTGGATCAGATATAAATACAGGATCACAAAGTAGTCCCTTTAAAACAATTCAAAAGGCAATAAATACTGTAAATACAAACAAACAATCAGCTAATATTTACCTTGATGGTAATTTTAAAGGACTTGGAAATACTAATTTAACTGTACCAGGAGATCTTCATATAAACTTTATTGGAGTTGGAAATTCAAGTATAGATGGAGAAGTAAACTATACAATGGGTGGAGATGGTTATTACTGGGGTTCAGGTAAAATATGGGAACCATATGAAGGAACAGGTAACTGGGGTATGAACATCACACATGGTAATGGTCTTATAACAATATCTAACTTTACAATTAAAAATACATGGAATCCAGGACCAAGTAGTATTACAGGATATAATACATCAGCAGTAAATAATTATGGAAATCTTGAAGTAAATAATGTAACATTCTACTATAATTTTGGTGGAGTAGGAGCAAGTTTAAGAAATCAAAATGGAGCAACTCTTAAAGTTACAAATAGTCTATTTGAAGCAAATAGAAAATCAAGTAGTACTGGAAATACAGGAGTTGGTGTATATAATAATGGAACATGTATTATAATTAATTCAACATTCCAGAAAAACTATGCACGTTGGGGAAGTGTAACAAATGATAATAATCTAACTGTGATTAACTCAACATTCCGTGATAATATAGGATATGATGGAGCAAGTACATATAAAGCAGGAACTGGAATAGCAATAAATACAGGTAGACATAACTTTGCTGATGTATATGATGTATTTAATATTCAAACAGTAATTGATGGATGTACCTTTATTAATAATGATCAAGCAGATATTCATTTTGATGAAAGTACTCTTAATATAACTAACTCTAAATTTAGTAAATCAACAGGTATTTTTTCAATGCATAAAGAGAAATCATATGTATATAATAATAAAACATTTAATGTTATAAACATTGTGAATAATACATTTGAATCTCCAATACCTTCAACAATAACTGTAAGTTTATCTACTGGTAGTAGTAAATATATGTTATATTTATATGGTCCATATACATATCATATTGAAAATAACACAGGATCTAAACTGTCATGTCAAGCAATAGAATCAAATATGAATGATTCAGTTATAAAAAATAATACATTTGATGATTCATTAATAATATTAGGAAATAATAACATAATTTGTGATAATAAAATCACAACAAAACAAATGTATGCTATAAATATATCTGATACATCAAAAAATAATAATATAACAAATAACTACTTAAAAAGTTCATTATTTGAAGGAGATGGAGCAGTACCATATACAAGTTCAATTAATACAGTTATAAATAACACACCAAAATCATCATTAATATTAATAAATAATGAAAACTTCTATAAATATTTTAATGATGATGGAGAACTTCGCCTAGAATATACAGATATAGAAAAAGTATCACTTATTGATACATTAAACAATAAAGATATTATAATAAACCAAGACTTAACAATAACACAACAATCAACCAATATAGTATCATGTAATATAACAATCACTACAAGACCAAACACAGTAGTAGAAATTACAGGATTAAAAGTTAAAAATACAAATAACAGACCAATAGTAATTCTAAATTCAGACAATAATATAATAACAAAGTCAAACTTTACAACAAACAATACAAATACAGTAGTAATTAATAATACAAAATTAAATAATATATCAAACAACTACTTAATAGCTGATATACTTGTTGGAGATGAATCAGTAACATCAGTAAATGAAAACATGATCACATCAAATACACCATTATATCAAAACTGTATAATATCAGATGAAACATATAATCAATACTTTAACAATGATGGAACAATCAAAACATTAGATGATCGTGAAATATACATATTAATAGGAGATTTAAATAATAAAACACTTATATTAAACAATAACAGAACAATACAGATAACTAATTATCATACAATTGTACCTCATAATATTACAATAAAAACAGAAAATAATACAAAAATTAATATGCAAAATATAACAATAGAAAATACAAACAATAAAGCAATACTTGAAATAAGATCACAGGATAATACAATAGAAAACACAAATCTCATATCAAATAATAATATAATACTAGTTGAAAATGCAACAAACTTTAAACTAAGTGCAAATAATTTAAAAACAAACTGTACAAATAGTGTAAAAACAATTATAATAAGAAATTCAACTGTATTAATAATAGATAATAATATTACAACAATTGGATGTGCAAATGAAAATATAGAAAATACAACAATAGCTATAGATTCATATGATTCAAAACTTCATATAGAACATAATAATATATTAACATCCTATAGTACTATAAATGGGGTAAATAATATTATATATTCAATAAACATGATAAATCCTGAAGGTTCATTAAAAACTAATGAAATAACTAGAAATACTATTATTACAACAGGAAGTAATAAAGCATATAGTATAAATTATGTAAATCAAAAAGGATATATTTCATATTCTAATATAACAACAAATGCAAAATCAAATATAGCACTTAATATAATTTCATCAACAATTACAGGTTCAATAAATTATATGAGAATATTATCCTCAACTTCTAATTCAACAGGAATAGTAATAGATTCATGTGAAAATATTGTATTAGATAGAAATATGATTAATTTAGTTGGAGAAAATGTAAAAGGTATTATTGTAGTTAATGTTTCAAATATAAATATAACAGATAGTAATATTACACTAGAAGGAACAAATTCTGTTGCTATAAACTTAATGAATGTAAATCAATCAGAATTATCATCTAATAAAATAATATCACGTACAACAAGTGATGTAACACCAATATTACTAAATAATACAAATGAAAACTATATTACAGCAAATTCAGTATCATCAACAAGTACTTACAGTATAAAAACAATTAATACAACAAATAGTATAATTTACTTAAATCAATTATATGCATCCACACTTGGTGATGAATCAATAGAAATACAAAATATCAATAATATTAAAATTATTGAAAACACACCAGAGCAATCATTTAAAAATCTTATACTAACAGATAAAACATATAATAATTTCTTTGATGAAAATGGACATCTACGTGATGAAGTACCATATGGAGTATCAATTGAACTAAGAGGAGTAATATATAATAAAATACTAAATATAACAAGACCAATTAATATTATTGGAACATACATGTCTGGATTTAAAAATACAACAATATTCATAGATGCAAAAGCAAAAAATACAAACATAACAAATATGAACCTAGAAGGATATGAAAACACAAAACTCATAGTAAATGCAAATAACTGTAACATTAACATACCATTAGTAAATGTGGAAAATATAATAGAAGATACAACACTAATAACAATAAATGGAAACTACAATAATATAACAATAGAGAATATAACATCAAAAAATACAAATACAAACCCAGTAAATCTAATTGCAATACACATAAAAGGATATAAAAATAATATAAATATCACAGAAATAAAATTACAAAACTATACAAAATCAAGTGGAATAATACTAAGTAACTCAAATAACAATGAAATAGAACTAAATAAAATAACATCAACTAATCATATATTATTAAATAACTCAAATAATAATTATGTTAAATTCATAGAATTAAATAACGATGCAACTCATCAATGTATAGCATTACATCTTGTTAATTCATCAAACAATATAATATCAGCAGATCAAATTAAATTTACAACGCCAGTTGATGGAAATAAAGCAGTATTAGTTGAAAATAATTCAAACTACAATAAATTCTTTAAAATAAATCTAGGAGCATATACATATCTTAACATACCAATTTCAATTCTAAATTCAAGTTATAATCTTATAACAGGAGGAAACCTGGTATGTAAAGGAAAAATTTATCCAATGGAAATTATAGATGGAATTGAAAATTCAGTAAAAAATAATAAAATATCATCAGATATAATAAGTGCAAATAAAGCAGTATACCAAGAATCTACAATATATGAAACAGTAGATAATCCAGTATATGAAAACATGAATGGAACTAGTATTATTCCAGTAATAATACAATTAAATGTTTCATCAGAAGTAAAAATTCATGAAACAATAACAATACAAGTTAGAATAACAGTAGGTGCAATTACAAAAGGAAATGTTACATTTTATATAAATGGAGAAGCAATAGGAACATCAAAAATAGTATCAAAAAGAGCATCAATAAACTATACAGTAACAGGACAAGAAGGAGATAAACTCTATATCGAAGCTATAGTAATAGATGAAGCAAACAAAAATGTTCCAACTAAATACTTAAGATTCATAAATCCAACCATTATAAAACTAGATAGTAACATAATACTACCAAATGTTGTATCAGAAAATGGTAAAACAACATTTACAGCTCTAATACGTGATGAAGAAGGAAACATACAAACTACTGGTAAAGTTGCATTTAAACTCAATGGAAAAACATATGGTGTGGTAAATATAGAAAATGGTATTGCACAATTAACAGTTGATTCATCAAAACTATCAGCTAAAAACTATACAATAACAGCAGTATATGGTGGAAATACTATGACTGAAAAATCAACACAAAATGCAACACTTACAATCACAAAAAGTACACCAAAAATACAAATGCCAACAACCACTAAAAGAACAAATAATACACAAATTACAATAAATCTAACAGATGAAAATGGAAATAAAATTAACTCAAATCAGAAAGTATGCATAAAATTCAATGGATGTACAATCATAAATACAAAAGCAGAAAATGGAACAGTAAAAGTAAATCTAGATTTAACACAATATAGAAATAGTCAATATGATTTCACTGTTGTATGTGGTGAAAATAGTCTATATAATACAAGTAGATTAACTAGTACTTTAATAATAGAATAG
- the nadC gene encoding carboxylating nicotinate-nucleotide diphosphorylase, translating into MTIFSDETIIQNIYDDIGFEDITTNSLIDDNKWAQAEIICKEDGILAGIEIAHYIIDYFNLSISSSYIDGDEVHKGDVILEYEGSAKDILMTERTILNYLMHLSGIATLVHQTVQRVHKSNPNIKVAATRKTTPGLQKYEKKAVEIGGADSHRFKLDDCVLIKDNHIEIVGGVIEALQKAQENVSFTKKIEIEVETLDDAIKAALFGADIIMLDNMTPTQISEVTEELKKRYVRDEVIIEASGGIRPDNIEEYAKLDIDVISSGFITNSATSLDMGLDIT; encoded by the coding sequence ATGACCATATTTAGTGATGAAACAATAATACAAAACATATATGATGACATAGGATTTGAAGATATAACAACAAACAGCCTTATAGATGATAATAAATGGGCACAAGCTGAAATAATATGTAAAGAAGATGGAATACTAGCAGGAATAGAAATAGCACACTACATAATAGACTATTTTAATCTTAGTATCTCAAGTAGTTACATAGATGGAGATGAGGTACATAAAGGAGATGTAATACTTGAATATGAAGGTTCAGCAAAAGACATACTAATGACAGAACGTACCATTCTAAATTACCTGATGCATCTAAGTGGAATAGCAACATTAGTACATCAAACAGTACAACGTGTACATAAAAGTAATCCAAACATAAAAGTTGCAGCAACCCGAAAAACCACACCAGGACTTCAAAAATATGAAAAAAAAGCAGTAGAAATTGGAGGTGCTGATAGTCATAGATTCAAACTAGATGATTGTGTCTTAATAAAAGATAATCATATTGAAATTGTTGGAGGAGTAATTGAAGCACTACAAAAAGCACAAGAAAATGTAAGTTTCACAAAAAAAATTGAAATAGAAGTTGAAACACTTGATGATGCAATAAAAGCAGCACTCTTTGGAGCTGACATAATAATGCTTGATAACATGACACCTACTCAAATATCAGAAGTAACAGAAGAACTTAAAAAACGGTATGTACGTGATGAAGTAATAATAGAAGCTAGTGGAGGAATAAGACCAGATAATATAGAAGAGTATGCAAAGCTTGACATTGATGTAATATCAAGTGGATTTATAACAAACAGTGCAACATCATTAGACATGGGACTTGACATAACATAA